In Streptantibioticus cattleyicolor NRRL 8057 = DSM 46488, a genomic segment contains:
- a CDS encoding YlxR family protein — MSGRTRARACPERTCVGCRKRAAKRDLLRITTVEGRCLPDPRGTLPGRGAYLHPDMACYDLAVRRRAFPRALRTQGPLDTADLPPYLGREHGTA, encoded by the coding sequence GTGTCTGGCCGGACGCGAGCCCGAGCATGCCCTGAGCGAACCTGCGTGGGCTGCCGGAAGCGGGCGGCCAAGCGCGATCTGTTGCGTATCACGACGGTCGAGGGACGCTGTCTCCCCGATCCACGCGGTACGCTGCCCGGCCGGGGTGCGTATCTGCACCCCGACATGGCGTGTTACGACCTGGCGGTCCGCCGCCGGGCCTTCCCGCGGGCCCTACGGACCCAGGGACCGCTCGACACGGCGGACCTCCCGCCGTACCTCGGGCGCGAACACGGCACGGCGTAG